The following is a genomic window from Caproiciproducens sp. CPB-2.
ATATTACCGTACTTGCCAAAAAGACCTCCGCTTCCTATATTACCTGTGTTGTCTTTATGAGCATTACCGTTTCTCACGGCCAGGATGCGAGTCCTTATTTTTTCGCGCTGAACAGAATTTTAGACACGCTGATCGGCATCTTCGTGTCGCTGGGCGTGAACGCGTTTCATCTTCCCCGCAGAAAGAACGGCAATCTGCTGTTCGTAAGCGACCTGGACGGCACACTGACCAACTCCGACGGGCAGATCGGCAATTTCACCCGTTTCAAGCTGAACCAGCTCCTGCAAAGGGGCGCTATGATCACGGTGGCGAGCAAACGTTCGTCCTCTTCCATGGAGCCGATCCTGAAAGGAATCTCTTTTTCGCTTCCGGTGATTGCCATGAACGGCGCGGCGCTGTATGATATCAGGAAAAAGACCTATCTTTACAGCAAAAATATCCCTTACGCGACAGCGAAGGAAGTGCTGGGGGTATTTGACAAATACGGGCTGAACTGCTTTGTGCACACGATCATCAACGATATCCTTCATATTTATTACGGTGATTTTACCAATGCGGCGGAGGAGCGCTTTTACCACGAACAGAAGCTGCGGCCCTTAAAAAATTATATCTGCAACCCGCTGCCCGAAAACCGCGACGTGGTCTATATCATGGCGGTTGACCGGCTGGAAACCATCCGGAAGCTGCGCGAAGAAATTCTGAGCCTGAGCTGCGCCGGGCAAATCAGCGCGGTCTATTACCCCGACCGGAACAACGAAGGCCACTATTTTCTGGAAATCTACAGCGTGGAAGCCTCCAAGGAAAATGCCGTACTGGAACTGAAAAGGCGGTACGGGATGGAAAAGGTCGCCGCTTTTGGCGACGACGAGAGCGACGCGGGCATGATCGCAGCGGCGGACTACGGCTATGCGGTCGCCAACGCGACGGCCGGCCTGAAGGAAGCGGCGCCGCAGATCATCGGCAGTCAGGACAGCGACGCAGTTGTCAGGACCATAGAAAAGCTGTTCCATGCAAAACTCTTCCTAATATAATCTCTCTGCGGAAAGGACGCTTGAATTGAATCATTTCTACACCACCAAATTGGCCCGCGCAAAGACCTCTCTGACAAAGATCGGGGTGGATTTCTGATGCTTACTTCCTTTTTGACCATTTTTGAGAAGGTCATGATTCTGTTTATTATGATCCTCATCGGCTATCTCTGCGGGAGGACCGGGATGATTACGAAGCGCGGCGCGCAGCAGATTACTTCCATTCTGATGTACGTTGTAACGCCGTGCCTGATTATCGCCTCGCTGCAGAGCATCATCGGACAGATCGGCATCAAAGAGCTGATTTCCGCCGTATTCTGGTCGGCTTTTGCCATGGGTCTGGCGATTCTCGCCAGTATGCTCTTTTTCCGGAAAAATCCCGATCACCAGAAAAAAATTCTGCGTTTCGCAGCCGCCTACTCCAACAGCGGATTTATGGGGATTCCGCTTGTGGAAGCCGTCTTCGGCAGCACGGGAGTCGCCTACGCTTCCATGTACAATGCCGTGTTCAGTTTTTTTATGTGGACGCACGGTTATGCCAGCGTCAGCAGCAAACGCGCCCCGGGATTGAGGCAGATCGCCACCAATCCGGGAATTCTCGGGCTGGCGGTTGCCTTTCCGCTTTTTGCGTTCTCCGTCAGGCTGCCGGAAATTCTGGAATCCCCGATCGACTCTCTGGCCTCGATAAACACGCCGCTCGCCATGATCGTGGTGGGAGTTTACATTTCCGGAATCAACCTGAAGGAGCTGTTTACGGACCGCGGCCTTTACCTGCTTTCCGCTTTGAGGCTGGTCCTGCTCCCGGGCCTGACCCTTGTGCTGATGCTCCCGTTCAGCATTGACAAAATCGTGGCCTCCACCGTTTTACTGCTCTGCGCCGCTCCGTCGGCTACCGCCACCGCGATGTTTGCAGTCCAGTTCGGCGGGGACGCAAAGCTCGCCTCCAAGGCCGTGGCGCTGACGACCCTGTTTTCCGTGGCGACAATGCCTTTTTTCTGCGTTCTGGCAAAGCAGCTGTTCTGAAAACCCCGTTTTACATAACAATGAGAACTGTCGACATAAAAATATTTTTTTGAGGGGATGTTGCTTTAACGCTCTAACAAGGTGCAAAATGCATAAAACAGCCCAATCTGATGCATGATTTTTCAAGAAACAGCCATTGACATTTCCCTATAATCATATTATAATTTGCAATAATTCAGCAGGTTTAACAGATAAAGCGGTGTTTTTTTGCAGTCTTCATTCATCTTTCCTGCATATCAATCTGCTTCACTCAGGATTTCACCGGCGGTTTGCCGGTATTGCTTTTTTTAACGGAAGGGGTATTATTATGAAAAAGACAAAAAGGATTTTATCCGCCGTGCTCTGTGCGGCGATGGCAATCAGCCTGTTTTCTTTGGCGGGCTGTTCCAAAAGCGAGGCACAGTCCGCCGCTCCCGCCGCATCCGGCGCGGGAAGCACCGCTTCAAAAAAGGTGCTCAAGGTCGGCATGGAGTGCGCGTTTGCCCCGTACAACTGGACGCAGGCGGATGATTCCAACGGTGCGGTCCCGATTTCCAACAGCAGCGGCGAGTATGCCAACGGCTACGACGTTATGATGGCCAGGAAGATTGCCGACGCAATCGGATACGACCTGCAAATCGTCAAAACCGAATGGGACGGTCTTGCCCCCGGCGTATCCTCCGGCAAGCTGGACGCGGCGATCGCGGGCATGAGCATTACCAAGGAGCGTCTGCAGACCGTCGATTTCACGGATGTTTACTACAAAGCCTCCATTTACGCTCTTGTAAAGTCCGACAGCAAATACGCTTCCGCCAAGGGTGTGGCCGACCTGAAGGGCGCTTCCTGCACTTCCCAGCAAAACACCATCTGGTACGATATGCTCAACCAGATCCCGGACGCGAAAATCCATCCGGCCATGAAGAATGTTCCCGCGCTGATCGTGGCCCTGACCTCCGGCAAGACCGAGGTTTTTGTGACGGACAAGCCGACGGCCATGGCCGCCACCTCTACGAATAAAGATCTTGTCATGCTCGACTTTTCCACCGGCGGAGACGATTTCAAGGCGTCTGACGAAGACGTCAACCTCGGCATTGCGGTTTCGAAATCCGCCGCGGACTTAAAAGAAACCATCAATAAAGCCCTCGCTGAAATCAGTGAAGCCGACCGCGACAAAATCATGCAGGACGCGATTTCAAAGCAGCCGATGGCTCAATAACGATTGACTGCGTTCAGGCAGGAAGTGAGTGTAATCTATGAATCTCCCCAACGAAACCGATTTTTTCGGTTGGGTACTGTATCTGCTCGACAAATACGGAATGATTTTTCTGCGCGGAGCGGGCGTAACGCTGATGCTGGCGCTGGTCGGCACCCTGATCGGATGTTTGATCGGCCTTCTGGTCGGCGTATTGAGGACCTTGCCCTACAACAAAAAAGCCAATCCGGTCATCAAAATCCTGTATAAGGTCCTGCAGTTTATTTTAGCAGTATACATAGAAGTCTTTCGCGGGACCCCGATGATCGTTCAGGCCATGGTGCTCTACTATGGCTCCAAGCAGATGTTCGGCGTGGATATGAGCGCGATGTTCGCCGGGTTTTTCATCGTATCCATCAACACCGGGGCCTACATGGCGGAAACCGTACGCGGCGGCATCGACTCCATCGACGTGGGTCAGACGGAGGCCGCAAAGGCGATCGGCATGACGCACTGGCAGACCATGGTAAGCGTCATTATGCCGCAGACCCTGCGCAACATCCTTCCGCAGATCGGCAACAATCTGATTATCAACATCAAAGATACCTCCGTATTGAACATCATTTCTGTCACGGAGCTGTTCTTCTCCGGAAACTCCGCCGCCGGCGCCTACTTCCGGTATTTTGAAGTATTCTTTATCATCTGCGTGATCTATTTTATCATGACCTTTACCTGTTCGCGCCTGCTGCGCTGGATGGAGCGCAAGATCGACGGCTCCGGCTATTACTCTCTGGTAGAGACCGATATGATGGCCGACCCCTGCGGCCACAATCCTGTTAAGAAGCACGGAGGCAATCAAATATGGAAGAAGTAAACGCCCCGATCCTGCGGGTAAGCCATCTGAGCAAAAGCTTCGGCGACCATCAGGTGCTGAAGGATATCGACTTTGAAACCTATCACGGGAACGTCATCTGTATTATCGGCGCTTCCGGTTCCGGCAAGTCCACGCTCCTGCGCTGCATCAACCTGCTGGAAACGCCGACCTCCGGCCAGATTTTCTTTCACGGCAGGGACATCACCTCCAAGGGGAGCAACGTGAACGTGTACCGTTCCAAGGTGGGAATGGTGTTCCAGTCCTTTAACCTGTTCAACAACATGACCGTGCTCCAGAACTGCATGGCCGGTACAACAAAAGTACTCAGGAAGGATAAAAAAGCCGCGGAAGAAACCGCGATGAAATATCTGACGAAGGTCGGTATGGGCGAATACATCAACGCAAAACCCCACCAGCTTTCCGGCGGACAGCAGCAGCGTGTCGCCATTGCGCGCGCGCTGGCCATGGAGCCCGAAATGCTGCTGTTCGACGAACCGACCAGCGCGCTCGATCCCCAGATGGTCGGCGAAGTGCTGCAGGTTATGCGCGATCTTGTGCAGGAAGGCATGACCATGGTGATCGTGACCCATGAAATGGCCTTTGCCCGCGACGTTTCCTCCCGTGTCGTCTTTATGGCGGACGGCGTGGTGGCGGAAGAAAACACGCCGGAAGAGCTCTTTTCCAATCCTCAGCAGGAAAGCACCCGGGAGTTTTTGTCCCGTTTCCGCAATCAATAACACTCAGGCAGCAGACTGCAACAAATCGTGCCTTTGTCCCGGGTCTGAAGGCTCTTGCCGAATAGTCCATTTTACTGTATGAAAAAAAAACGCTTTGAACAGTCCTTTTCAGGACCGTATCAAAGCGCTTTTTGCTTTCAAAGGTTTTTTGCGGCGGCTGGGAATATTTGCTTCCGGCAGGCAGTTTTTATGTCCCGCTTCCTCAGGACTGGCCTGAACTGCTTGACTCTTCCGGTTTTTCGTGCGCGCCCCCGCCCAGAATCTGTACGGAAATCAGCTGGTCGGTTCCCGCTTCGCTGGTGACCTTT
Proteins encoded in this region:
- a CDS encoding HAD-IIB family hydrolase, with protein sequence MPKIGMRIIKSSVAVFLCFAIYLLRGDGIPFYSAIASILCMQPYVSNSRKVAFNRIIGTLIGGTAGMLVMMAEKSFIPPNVPVLKYLLISAVIIPLIYITVLAKKTSASYITCVVFMSITVSHGQDASPYFFALNRILDTLIGIFVSLGVNAFHLPRRKNGNLLFVSDLDGTLTNSDGQIGNFTRFKLNQLLQRGAMITVASKRSSSSMEPILKGISFSLPVIAMNGAALYDIRKKTYLYSKNIPYATAKEVLGVFDKYGLNCFVHTIINDILHIYYGDFTNAAEERFYHEQKLRPLKNYICNPLPENRDVVYIMAVDRLETIRKLREEILSLSCAGQISAVYYPDRNNEGHYFLEIYSVEASKENAVLELKRRYGMEKVAAFGDDESDAGMIAAADYGYAVANATAGLKEAAPQIIGSQDSDAVVRTIEKLFHAKLFLI
- a CDS encoding AEC family transporter; translated protein: MLTSFLTIFEKVMILFIMILIGYLCGRTGMITKRGAQQITSILMYVVTPCLIIASLQSIIGQIGIKELISAVFWSAFAMGLAILASMLFFRKNPDHQKKILRFAAAYSNSGFMGIPLVEAVFGSTGVAYASMYNAVFSFFMWTHGYASVSSKRAPGLRQIATNPGILGLAVAFPLFAFSVRLPEILESPIDSLASINTPLAMIVVGVYISGINLKELFTDRGLYLLSALRLVLLPGLTLVLMLPFSIDKIVASTVLLLCAAPSATATAMFAVQFGGDAKLASKAVALTTLFSVATMPFFCVLAKQLF
- a CDS encoding transporter substrate-binding domain-containing protein, which produces MKKTKRILSAVLCAAMAISLFSLAGCSKSEAQSAAPAASGAGSTASKKVLKVGMECAFAPYNWTQADDSNGAVPISNSSGEYANGYDVMMARKIADAIGYDLQIVKTEWDGLAPGVSSGKLDAAIAGMSITKERLQTVDFTDVYYKASIYALVKSDSKYASAKGVADLKGASCTSQQNTIWYDMLNQIPDAKIHPAMKNVPALIVALTSGKTEVFVTDKPTAMAATSTNKDLVMLDFSTGGDDFKASDEDVNLGIAVSKSAADLKETINKALAEISEADRDKIMQDAISKQPMAQ
- a CDS encoding amino acid ABC transporter permease encodes the protein MNLPNETDFFGWVLYLLDKYGMIFLRGAGVTLMLALVGTLIGCLIGLLVGVLRTLPYNKKANPVIKILYKVLQFILAVYIEVFRGTPMIVQAMVLYYGSKQMFGVDMSAMFAGFFIVSINTGAYMAETVRGGIDSIDVGQTEAAKAIGMTHWQTMVSVIMPQTLRNILPQIGNNLIINIKDTSVLNIISVTELFFSGNSAAGAYFRYFEVFFIICVIYFIMTFTCSRLLRWMERKIDGSGYYSLVETDMMADPCGHNPVKKHGGNQIWKK
- a CDS encoding amino acid ABC transporter ATP-binding protein; this encodes MEEVNAPILRVSHLSKSFGDHQVLKDIDFETYHGNVICIIGASGSGKSTLLRCINLLETPTSGQIFFHGRDITSKGSNVNVYRSKVGMVFQSFNLFNNMTVLQNCMAGTTKVLRKDKKAAEETAMKYLTKVGMGEYINAKPHQLSGGQQQRVAIARALAMEPEMLLFDEPTSALDPQMVGEVLQVMRDLVQEGMTMVIVTHEMAFARDVSSRVVFMADGVVAEENTPEELFSNPQQESTREFLSRFRNQ